The genomic segment caggaagtacttaatagtcattttcctacctgggttccatgcactggaattgctcaattgacttttcgcgatttccaaccactctcacactatcacttgtttctcgtgtctctctgtgtggtcctggatactactgctcaaacagctggcggcaagcaaggagtctgagactgctgaaatcagcagggtgcaccttcccttcgtccgtctactcccgtcagctggctggagtaattgatcccggaaccgagcccccatctgtgagatacaaattcaatcacaaactcttcagagacaaggtcaagaaacaagttttcctttattacatttctgcgcagaaaagggtgtccctcctctatcatcctctagagacacacaaaaatggaggttgtatctgtcttttatacctttcttcactatggtcaccacctcatgtctccccatcgagcttcgtccaatcataacataaagcccacattcccacgagaacgtccagaaacgtctcggaacatctcctgacgtcaaaggcttctgctggagtttttatctgttacttctttatctagaagttccctctgtcctgtatattgttactttcttctaccagcagtctggcttctgctgacaccttatttctttctaagttataattttcagagttctaggataaatcaaccatccctattaacccttctctcacagcATGAAAGAACGTAccacctgattcagggacagcttgttCCCAGCTGACCTCTCGTGTGCTACCTTCCTATGGTCCTCATGCTTGAAATTAAAAATGCTATTTTTATTCTCTAGATGTGACACTACACTCTGCACGTTGCTCATTTGTATCGTGTTGCGCTACCAGATATACTGAGGAGTGATGTGATCTGCCTGTATAGTGCGCCTAACATTTTGTTTCGCAGCACACGTGATGGTAATCAATCAATAACCATTGATCTTAGACAATGCGATGATATACCGGGGATCCCGGATTATGTAGTGATTAATGGAGCGAAATTGATGGTTATCTCTTGTATGCGTGGGATTAACATCACATTCGCTGTGATCGGCAGCAATGTTTCCACTGGTAAAGTAGCTAAATTAATACGACCAgtgaaattggatagttatatggacgggaaaggaatggagggttatggtctgaacgcaggtgtatgggactaggggagaatacgtgttcagcacggactagaagggtcgagatggcctgtttccgtgctgtcattgttatatggttatatggttattgcatGGGGCTAGAAAGTCAAATAGTTGGCGCTAGGTATCATTTGGAGGCATGTGGTCAGATACTTTAATTTCCAGCTATAATTGATAGATTGGAATCTGGGAGGTGAAGGCAGACAATGGATTGCGTCACTGAAGGTCCATTGTTCTACGTCACACACTGTGGATTATTCAGCAACGAGCGCCTTGGAACCTTCTATGTTTGTTTCCTGTGGCAACCAAGGTCATTGTTCTCATTGCCCAATCGACGTGCGTTTGGCCAACGCCACCGTTCTATCCCCGGGGGCCGTATAAATACCGGAGCGGCGCCGCATTGCGTCACAGTCTCGCGAACCACGCGAGCGGAGCAACATGGTCAGCGCGCGGGAGAATGTCCGCGGGACGCGCGTGTTCCCCCCGGGCGACGGATCCACGGGGGAGGGAAGCGATTGTCTACAGACACCGGATACGGGAAGGGGAGAGCGCACCCGGGGAATGGGAACGTAGTGGGTAACTGGGAACTGAGAGCGGGAATGAGACGGCgacggggggagggagggcgcAGGGTAATATTGGGCAGGGAAACGAGGAATGCAATTTCGAGGAATTTGAGGGTTACATTCGGCGAATGCAGCGTGGAGAGTCTGCGAATTACAatgttgggtggaactgagaaggtgGTCATATTGGGCGGGGGACGGTGAGCGATCAGGGCCAAACTGGCTATGAATAAGTCCAAGTGGTGATCAATAGGAATTATGGAAATCACGCGGCCCGCAGCAGTAAACGAGAAATTACCAACGCTCACCCCTCGCCCTAACATCTCACCGCCTGTTTCCCCTCGCCAACAGCGCGAGTGTCTTTCAATCCACATCGGCCAGGCTGGCGTCCAGGTTGGCAACGCTTGCTGGGAGTTGTATTGCCTGGAGCACGGGATCCAACCGGATGGACAGATGCCCAGCGACTCGACCATCGGAGGCGGCGACGATTCGTTCAACACCTTCTTCAGCGAGACGGGTGCGGGCAAGCACGTACCAAGGGCCGTGTTCATCGACCTGGAGCCCACGGTGATCGGTAAGTTGGGAGGTGCAGAGAATGTTGGCCGTTCTCTTAAGTCCTTCCATTCCGGGGATGTGGCAGTGTGTGGCAATGGTTAATTCTCGCTATACCGCCCTACAGATGAGGTGCGGACCGGCACCTACCGCCAGCTCTTCCACCCCGAGCAGCTCATCACCGGCAAGGAGGACGCGGCCAATAACTACGCCCGGGGTCACTGCTCCATCGGCAAGGAGATCGTGGACCTGTTCCTGGATCGAATCCGAAAGCTGGTAGGTTGCTCAGCGACTGCAAATTACCGACTGCCGCTCCACGTGCTTACAACGCCAATGTATCCGGTTGCACCGGCCCATTAGCGAGTGCTGCGGCCACGATGTTCCCAAATACTCATTGTCACCGCTCTATTTATCACTGAGATACTAACCGAACCATCTCGCTCTGCGCCGGCTGTAGAGAGCACCATGACCCTCTCGTGTCGCTCCTTCCCTTTAAACGTTGGCACAGAATTGAGCTTTTGTCCCATCTCCACCCTCAGGCCGATCTCTGCACCGGACTGCAGGGGTTCCTCATCTTCCACAGTTTCGGGGGCGGCACCGGCTCgggcttcacctccctcctcatggAGAGACTCTCCATCGACTACGGCAAGAAATCCAAGCTGGAGTTTTCCGTCTACCCGGCGCCGCAGATCTCCACCGCAGTGGTCGAGCCCTACAACGCGGTGCTGGTCACCCACTGCACCCTGGAGCACTCCGACTGCGCCTTCATGATGGACAACGAGGCCATTTACGACGTGTGTCGGCGGAACCTGGACATCGAGCGCCCCACCTACACCAACCTCAATCGCCTGATGGCACAGTTAGTGTCGTCTATCACCGCCTCGCTGCGCTTCGACGGCGCTCTCAACGTGGACCTGACTGAGTTCCAAACCAACCTGGTTCCCTACCCGCGCATCCACTTCCCGCTCATCACCTACGCTCCCATTATTTCTGCAGAGAAGGCTTACCACGAGGAACTGTCCGTCTCCCAATTGACCAACGCCTGCTTCGAGCCGGCCAACCAGTTGGTGAAGTGCGACCCTCGCCAGGGGAAGTACATGGCGTGCTGTATGCtgtaccgcggggacgtggtACCCAAGGACGTCAACGCCTCCATCGCCACCATCAAGACAAAGCGCTCCATCCAGTTCGTGGACTGGTGCCCGACCGGGTTCAAGGTGAGTGTGACCAACGCTCGCGTttccatgcacacacatgcagtcTAATTCATCTGCTGGAATAACAACATACATGCAACGACTCAGAATACATCCTTGGCACCATTTGTACTCTGCAAATAAATCATATCAGCACccgatggacacacacacacacacacacaccccttcttCAAGGGTGTGAATATTTTGCAAAGGGTGCAGGAGGGTGTCACCCGGACAGTCCTTGGCCTTGCGGCCTTGTGTTTATGGGAGAGGTTAGATAGGCTGGGGCTTTTTTTATTTGGGGcgtagaaatctgaggggcaggACATATCCTGGTGTGCAAGATCACGAGGGACATGATCTCTCATCTTAACATCTCACAACTGGATGTCCTCTACGTGAGACGAGAGATGAGATATTTAAGAAGGACCTCCCGACCAATTAATCTATTTAGAGGGTAGTCCGCATCTGGAACCAGTTGTCAGGTAAAGTTAGAAACCCTTACGTTTGCCACATTTAAAACATAGATAGAAATTCCCAAAACATAGGATGcacaggaagggtttagaaggataaaggGCAGTCGCATGCAAATGAGCGAGCTCAATATGCCAACTGtggggcatggacaaggtggttgGAATAGCACGCTTCCCAGCTGCACAGCATCATACCTTCATGGCTCGAACATACATGTATCGGAGCTTGCAATCCGGAGAATAATTACACCCAGAGATGTATTTAACGGAATCGCTAAGCTATCAACCAATGATAATTTGTGCAATTTAAGGGCGCAGTATTAAACCGATAATGCAAGCATATTTGTGCAAGTAGAATTAATTTAACGATTTTTTTTCCGGCCGCAGGTGGGCATCAACTACCAGCCCCCGACGGTGGTGCCGGGGGGCGACCTGGCCAAGGTGCAACGTGCCCTCTGCATGCTGAGCAACACCACCGCCATCTCCATGGCCTGGACCCGCCTCAACCTCAAGTTCGACAAAATGTACGCCAAGCGGGCCTTTGTCCACTGGTACGTGGGAGAGGGGCTGGAGGAAGGAGAGTTCCAGGACGCGCGGGAGGACATGGCGTCGCTGGAGAAGGACTACCACGAGGTGGCCGTGGATTCCGCCGACctcgagagaaggggggaagaggaagaataaaatgtattaatttagtaGTTAGAAGTTTAATTTGATGCAGATTTAATAGATTATATTGATAGGTATTATACTTATGATGATAAAATTATTTTAAGGACCGATTGTTTTGTCGATTTATTTGAGGTCTGAGTATGGAAAATAACAACATTGTTAGGCAGAACGTGGGGAGAGTAATTTGGGAGCAGCTGTTCGTATGTAAGTCCTCATCCTACCTGTAGGAGTCATTTAAAGACGAGGTGATGGGAATTCAGTTCTGGCGTGCTCCACAGAACATGAAGGATGCGGATGGCGGTTTTCCTGAAACTTGGATGGTAAATTCAGTCAATAAGAAAAGAGGAAACGACCTcagcggcgcagcggtacagctggtgctttacagcgccagagacacgggttcgattctgactactggtgcgtatctgcacggagtttgtatgttctccccgtcaccgcGTCGGGTTTCCCAGCGTGCGCCAGCTTCCTCACACACTTCAAAGTCTTACAGGTTCGCAGATTAATTTGGcgtctggaaattgtccctagtgtgtcggataattTTGAGGTAGTGGGATTGCTGGTCGCCGCACGCTCGGCCAGCCGACGGGActcttttcgcgctgtatctctgaaaaaccAAAAAAACTTGAAGGAAACTAatgagtctgaagtagggcctcgaatcgaaacgtcacctattccttttctccagaaatgcttcctgaccgcggctattccagcattttgagtctatcttcggcggtaaaccagcatctgtagttcattcccACACGAAATGAAATACAAGTAAGTTTTAGGACGTTGAGATGGGACAGGGTCCCGATGGAATATACAAAACGGAGCAAAGCGCTTAGGTAGAGCATCGGGAAGGTCAAATGTCTTTGGCCACTGGGAATACAAAAAATCTCATGGGGTTTCAACTATATATGGATTTTACGAGGGGAGGCGGGAAGAGGGGAGGACCATTAATaagtgatggaatttaatattgagaagtgtgaggtgttgcattttgggacgtcgaacaagagaaagagctacacagtaaatggcaatgCTCTGAGGAATATTGTGGGGCAGAGGGTTCTAGGCGTGCAGGTGCACGGTTCCTTAAAGGTGGAGTTTTAGTTAGATAAGGTAGTCATACAGGCTAATGGCACATtgacctttatcagtcagagtgatgtatatggaagttgggaggtcatgttgcagttgcataagtcgTTGGtaggaccgcatttagaatattgtgc from the Amblyraja radiata isolate CabotCenter1 chromosome 16, sAmbRad1.1.pri, whole genome shotgun sequence genome contains:
- the LOC116982310 gene encoding tubulin alpha chain-like, producing the protein MEITRPAAVNEKLPTLTPRPNISPPVSPRQQRECLSIHIGQAGVQVGNACWELYCLEHGIQPDGQMPSDSTIGGGDDSFNTFFSETGAGKHVPRAVFIDLEPTVIDEVRTGTYRQLFHPEQLITGKEDAANNYARGHCSIGKEIVDLFLDRIRKLADLCTGLQGFLIFHSFGGGTGSGFTSLLMERLSIDYGKKSKLEFSVYPAPQISTAVVEPYNAVLVTHCTLEHSDCAFMMDNEAIYDVCRRNLDIERPTYTNLNRLMAQLVSSITASLRFDGALNVDLTEFQTNLVPYPRIHFPLITYAPIISAEKAYHEELSVSQLTNACFEPANQLVKCDPRQGKYMACCMLYRGDVVPKDVNASIATIKTKRSIQFVDWCPTGFKVGINYQPPTVVPGGDLAKVQRALCMLSNTTAISMAWTRLNLKFDKMYAKRAFVHWYVGEGLEEGEFQDAREDMASLEKDYHEVAVDSADLERRGEEEE